A region of the Dyadobacter sp. CECT 9275 genome:
GATCATAGAGGCAAAAAATGCTGCCGAAGGTGCTTCCAAGGCCAAGTCAGACTTCCTGTCTATTATGAGCCACGAAATACGTACACCTTTAAATGGCATTATCGGCATAGCTAACCTCTTAAAACTGAATCATACGGTAGATCAGAATGAGTACGTCAGTAACCTGATTTTCTGCGCTGACCATCTTTTAGAGCTTATCAATGACATCCTGGATTTGAACAAGATGGAAAATGACAAGCTTGAACTCATTGTAGCGGAAGTTAATCTTGCCCAGCTGATCAGGAACATTAAGAACCAGTTCAAATCGCTGGCAGAAGCCAAGGGAATCCGGATTGTAAGCCTGATTGACGACGACATACCAACTAACATCATTGCAGACCCCATCCGACTGGGACAAATCCTTAACAATCTGGTCAGCAATGCCATCAAATTTACGGAGAAAGGAGAGGTTGCCCTTATTGTAAAGCTTGTCGCGTTGAAATACAAAAAAGCCACCATCAATTTCAAGGTAAAGGATACCGGAATGGGTATCCCGGAAGAGCTTCATGAAACGATTTTTGAAAGCTTCAAACAGGTACAGCAATCGGCATACCGTAAACACTCCGGTACCGGGCTCGGGCTGGCGATCACCCAGAAACTGGCAGCCCTCCACCATAGCAGGATCGCCCTGCATAGTGAACCCGGTGTTGGGACCGAGTTTTATTTCGATATAACATTTGACATCGCCGAGAACCAGAAGAAGCTCTCGTCACTTTCCATATCGCCGGTAATGGCAAGTTTTGAAAACAAACTTAATGGCCTCCGCATCCTGTTGGTGGAAGATAATCCCATCAATGTCCTTGTGGCGAGAAAACAACTGGAATACTTCGGCGTTTCTCTGGATTATGCTTACAGTGGAAAAGAAGGATTGGCATTGCTTGAACAAAACCAGTACCACGTTGCTTTGCTTGATCTGCACATTCCCGAAATTGACGGGTATGCACTGGCCGAGATCATCCGTAAAAAGTATTCCGACGTGCACATTATTATTTTCACCGCTGACATTATGCAGGATGTGAAAATACGACTTTCTAAAATGCAGGTTTATGATATCCTCAGCAAGCCGTTCGCGCCTGACAAAATGTTTGAAATGCTCTTAAAAGTTGCAAAAGCAAGGAACCTCACAGCCTGATATTCAGGGAAGTTTTCGGTACCTGGCTCATACCGCAATACCACTCTCTCCCGCATTTACTGATCTCTTTTTTGAAGGCTCCTGTGAAGATACCTGCGCAAGGGAACAGAATGTGTTTTCACAAAACTGAAATTTCTGCAGATCAGGCCCCCTCCTTTTCTCAGCACCCCATAGTTTACAGGGCAGAAAAACGGCTTTATTTCCCATTTTGAGCACAATGGAACGTATTTTAATGCCTTTTTAACATGCTTTTAACTTGTAATTAAGGATTTCGTGCGGATTTTGTAGAAGTAAATTAAAGTCACTTCTATGAAACGAGTTGTTTGGTTATCTGCCACCGGAAATTTGCCACCGGAATACGAGGCGCAATCTCTTCGGTTCAGCTCCAAAGATTCTGACCGCTTTGCTACCGGGCTGTTTCGGCCAACGGGTATCCCATATTCAAAGGTAAGACTGCCCTGGATGACAGCCCGCTCCTTCCACTTAATACAGGTTTTGGCCCAAAGATGATAAAGGCATTCCCAAAATATTTTTTAGTCCTGTGCATTCTGCTGCTGAGCACATGCTATTGCCTGAGCTCCGATCTGCATCCGAAATATTCCTGCTGCTCAATCGAAAACCAGGCTTCGCTTTCAGAATACAGTGCGTATGGCAACGCACCGCACCACCCCCTCCTGCTGCCCAAATACTGCACACCAAACTTCAGAACCACTCCGAAAATCTTTTCGAAAAATGACGAGGAAGAAAATTTCGTATTTTCTCGTCTTCGGAAATGGGCGGGCACCAGTCACTACTTTACTTCATTCTACCCCACAAAAAGAAGGGATTATTTTTATTTCCCGAAAACATTGTCATCTGCACGCACATCCTGCTTCTATACTTCAACGGATACCTGTATACTTTTCAGGGTGATCAGGATATGATATACGAAACCTAACAATTCAATCTGCCTCAGCAAAAAACAAGGACGTGAAAAACACGTCTGCTAACTCAAAATCTATCTAAATCATATTGTATTAACTCGCAAAATCATGAAGAAAGTTCTCATGATCATTGGTTTGTGTGCATCATTATTCGCGACAAGCTGTGAATCAAAAAAAGAAGAAAAGGAAGAAGAAACCAAATTTCTTGTAACCAGTCCCATCGAAAAAGATACCATCGTAGACAAAGACTACGTTTGTCAGATCCGTGCCATCAGCCATATTGAATTACGGGCGCTGGAAAAAGGCTATCTGCAGAAAATTTATGTTGATGAAGGCCAGCATGTGAAACAGGGCCAGCTGATGTTCCAGATTATGCCGATGCTGTATGAAGCGGAGCAGCAAAAAGCACAGGCCGAAGCCAATTTCGCCGAAGTAGAATACAAAAACACCAAGGCACTTGCTGACAGCAATATTGTTTCCAAAAATGAGCTGGCAATGGCCAAAGCAAAACTGGATAAGGCCAAAGCAGAGTTGTCTCTCTCATCGGTACACCTGGGTTTTACACAGATCAAAGCACCGTTCAACGGCATCATGGATCATTTCCAGGTGAGGCTGGGAAGCCTTGTTGACGAAGGCGATTTGCTGACCACCCTGTCGGACAACAGTAAAATGTGGGTTTATTTCAATGTGCCTGAAGCAGAATACCTCAATTACCAGAATGGCCTGAAATCCAACAATAAAGAAGTTGTTAAGCTGAGAATGGCTAACAACGAGTTGTTTGACCATTCAGGAATCGTGGAAACCATTGAGGCGGATTTTAACAATGAAACCGGTAACATCGCTTTCCGTGCAACATTTCCTAATCCAAAGGGATTGCTCAGACATGGGGAAACCGGTAATATCGTGATCACCACACCACTCAAACACGCATTGATTATCCCTCAAAAGGCCACTTTCGAGGTACTGGAAAAGAAATATGTTTATGTTCTGGACAAAGACGGCAAGATACGGTCCAGGGAAATCAAAGTGGGTGCAGAGCTGCCGCACATTTTTGTAGTGAGCAGTGGCTTGAAACCATCTGACAAAATCCTTCTGGAAGGCTTGCGCCAGGTACAGGAAAACGAAAAAATACACTACACTTTCGTAAAGCCTGATTCTGTTATCTCCCATTTAAGCCTGTATGCCGAATAATCAGGTATCTTAAAAAGACAAAGACATGTTTAATCAATTCATAAGAAGACCTGTATTTGCCATCGTGATTTCGGTCATGATCGTCTTTATAGGCATCCTGGCGATTGAGAAATTACCTATTTCTCAATTTCCGGATATTGCTCCAACAACTGTAAACATTTTCATCGCCTACCCAGGTGCCAGTGCCGACGTACTGGTGAAATCTACCCTGATTACACTGGAACAGGCCATCAACGGTGTGCAGGATATGCGGTATATCGCAACCGATGCCACCAGTGCGGGGGAGGCCACGTTAAGGATCATCTTTGAGCCCGGGACGGACCCCAACGTAGCCGTGATCCGGGTAAAAACAAGGGTGGATCAGGTGATGCCTCTCTTACCAGAACTGGTTCAGCGTGAAGGGGTTATTATCTCGCCTGTTCAGCCCAGTATGCTGATGTACGTCAACCTTTATTCCAAGGAAAAAAGCATTGACGAAAAATTCCTTTTCAACTATGCCACTGTGAAAATGATCCCTGAAATTCAGCGGACAAAGGGTATAGCAAGGGCACAAATCCTGGGTAGCCGCCGTTACGCGATGCGTCTTTGGTTAAATCCCGAACGCATGCGGGCTTACAACGTGTCTACGGAAGAAGTGATGAAAGCCGTGGGAGAACAAAGTATTGTTGGGCGGCCTGGTCGGATCGGGCAAAGCTCGGGTATAGCGGCCCAGTCGCTGGAATATGTACTTACCTACAAAGGAAGGTATGATAAGCCGGAGGAGTATGAAAACATTATCATCCGCGCCAATGCCCAGGGTGAAAGCATACACCTCAGGGACATTGCCAAAGTGGAGCTGGGGAGTGAATTCTTTGATATCTATTCCAACCTGGACGGACACGCTTCGGCGGCGATTGTATTAAGACAAAATTACGGCAGTAATGCCAGTGACGTAATTGAGGAGGTAAAAAAGAAGCTTGATATAATGAAACAGTCCTTTCCTCCGGGTGTGGATTACAAAATCAGCTATGACGTATCGCAGTTTCTGGATGCATCTATCGAGCAGGTGATCGATACCTTGCGCGACGCATTTATTCTTGTGGCCCTGGTGGTATTTATTTTCCTGGGCGACTGGCGGTCAACGCTGATCCCGATCCTGGCGGTTCCGGTATCGTTGATCGGGGCGTTCTTCGTCATACAGGGCTTCGGGCTTTCCATTAACCTGATCACCCTCTTTGCGCTCGTACTTGCCATTGGTATTGTGGTCGATGATGCGATTGTCGTCGTCGAGGCCGTCCATGCCAAGTTTGAGGAGGAACCGGGCATATCACCTTACAATGCTGTAAAAAAGGTACTTTCAGAGATCAGTGGCGCCATTATTGCCATTACCGCCGTCATGGTATCCGTGTTCCTTCCGATCTCGTTCATGTCCGGCCCCGTGGGGACTTTCTACAGGCAATTCTCGATCACCATGGCAAGCTCTATTGTGATTTCTGCCCTGATCGCCCTGACACTTACCCCTGTACTGTGCGCCATGCTGCTGCAAAACCACCATGGACATCCAAAGAAGAAAAATTTCCTGACGAAATCACTCGATGCTTTCAACCGGGTTTTTGACAAATTAACCGGACGGTATGTAGGCCTGTTAAAGCGTATTGCTAGCCGCAGGGTAGTGACATGGGCCGTGTTGCTGGCATTCTGTGCAGGAATTTTATACGTGAACAAGATACTGCCTGCAGGATTTATTCCGAACGAGGATCAGAGTACCATTTATGCGATTATCCAGACGCCTCCGGGTTCTACACTTGAGAAAACCAACGAAGTTTCCAGACGTCTTCAGAAAATTTGTGAAGAAGTGGACGGAATAGAGTCGGTATCATCCCTGGCCGGTTATGAGATCATGACCGAGGGACGTGGTTCCAACGCCGGTACCTGTCTGATCAACCTGAAACCCTGGCACGAACGTGACAAAAACGTTAAAGAGATCATGGAAGAACTGGAAGAAGAAACTAGAGGCCTAGGTGCTGTGGTTGAATTCTTTGAACCACCGGCCATTCCTGGGTTTGGTACTTCCGGTGGTTTCTCTATGCGTTTGCTGGATAAAACTACTGATACAGATTACAGCGAATTTGATAAGATCAACAAAAAGTTCATGTCCGATCTGGCCAAACGTCCGGAGCTTACCGGTTTGTTCACCTTTTTCGCCGCCAATTATCCCCAATACGAGCTGCAGATTGATAACAAGCTGGCCATGCAAAAAGGTGTATCCATCGGAAAGGCCATGGATAACCTCAACATCATGATCGGTAGTACGTACGAACAAGGATTTACCCGGTTCAACCAGTTTTTCAAAGTTTATGTACAGTCTGACCCAAGTTTCAGAAGACTTCCATCGGATCTGTTAAAGCTTTTCGTTAAAAACGAGGCCGGGGAAATGGTTCCTTACTCATCGTTCATGACGCTCAAAAAAGGACAGGGACCCAACGAGATTACCCGTTTTAACTTGTATAATTCCGCAGCCATCCAGGGCCTTCCTGCCAAAGGATATACCACAGCCGATGCCATCCAGGCGATACGGGAAGTTGCAGCCAAAACATTGCCCAAAGGATATGACATCGCTTTCGAAGGTCTCTCGTATGACGAATCGATCCGCGGGAATGAGTCGCTCGTGGTATTCCTGATTGTACTGGCGTTTGTATACTTTGTGCTGGCGGCTCAGTATGAAAGTTTTATTATACCGTTTGCGGTGGTGTTATCGCTGCCGGTTGGGGTATTCGGGTCTTTCCTGCTGCTGAAAATGATGGGGCTTGAAAACAACATTTACGCGCAGATCGGCCTCATCATGCTTGTCGGTTTGTTAGGTAAAAATGCCGTATTGATCGTAGAGTTTGCCGTCCAGAAGCGGCACCAGGGAGAAACCATCCTCAATGCCGCCATCGAAGGGGCCAAGGTTCGTTTCCGGCCTATCCTCATGACCTCGTTCGCGTTCGTTGCCGGTCTGATACCGCTGATCATTGCTTCCGGAGCCGGTGCGATAGGAAACCGGACCATTGGTGCGTCGGCGATGGGCGGAATGTTATTCGGTACCATTTTCGGGGTAATTATCATTCCGGGACTTTACGTCATATTCGGCACGTTGGCCGACGGCAGAAAATTGATCAAGGATGAAGAAGACGGCTCATTGTCTGAGCAGTTCGTTCATGCAGTTGACGCTTTCCCCCAAACACAAGAAACTCAAAATGATGCGCAATAAAAGAATATTGAACCGAGCCTGGATCATACTAATGGTCCTGATCTATACCGGGTGCACTGTGCCGCCGATGGTTCGCAAAAATGAAAACAGAACTACCCCTGTGAGCTATAACGGCTCACAGGACTCTACCAACACAGGAAAAGTGAGCTGGAAGAATTACTTCACCGATCCTTACCTGACCGCGTTGATAGACACTGCTTTTAAAAATAACCAGGAGCTGAACATTACCTTGCAGGAAATTGAGATTGCTAAGCAGGAAATCAGGACAAGAAAAGGGGAATACCTTCCCTTTGTTGGCCTGGGTGGCGGAGCAGGCCTCGAAAAACTGGGACGCTACACCAACATGGGTGCCAGCGAAGCTACAACCGACATCAAACCTGGTAAAGAAATGCCTGAGCCTCTCCCCGATCTGAAGGTAGCTGCTTTTGCAAGATGGGAAGTGGATATCTGGCACAAGCTGAGGAATGCAAAAAAAGCCGCCGTGAACCGGTACCTGGCATCTATAGAAGGAAAAAACTTCATGATGACCAACCTGATCGCCGAAATCGCGAATTCCTATTACGAACTGCTCGCCCTGGATCGTCAGTTGGCTATTATCCAGCAGAACATCGAAATCCAGAACAATGCCCTGAAAGTAGTTCGTATGGAGAAGGAAGCCACAAGAGTAACCGAACTTGCCGTACGTCGGTTTGAAGCGCAGGTACTCAATACCCAAAGTCTTCAGTATGATATCAAACAGCGGATCACAGTAACCGAAAACAGGATCAACTTCCTGCTGGGCCGGTATCCTCAACCCGTTCAGCGAAGTACTCAGGATTTCGAAACGCTGGCCCCGGTGATCACGCAGGCCGGTATTCCTTCACAACTACTGGAAAACCGCCCAGACGTAAAACAAGCTGAACAGGCGCTAACAGCCGCCAAGCTGGACATAGAAGTGGCGCGTGCCAACTTCTATCCCTCTCTGGGCCTTTCAGCCACGTTTGGCCTGCAGGCATTCAGCCCTACCTATATTGCTAAATTACCGGAATCATTACTCTTTACGATTGCAGGCGATCTGGCAGGGCCGCTGATCAACAAAAATGCGATCAAGGCCAACTACGCCAGTGCAAATGCCCGGCAGATACAGGCTGTTTATAATTACGAACGGACCATCTTAAATGCGTACATAGAGGTAGCCAACCAGCTGTCTAACATCAGCAACCTGGCCAGCAGTTATGATCTGAAAGCAAAAGAAGTACAGGCACTTAACCAGTCTATCACCATTTCCAACGGCCTGTTCCGTTCGGCACGTGCGGATTATATGGAGGTATTACTGACGCAGCGGGATGCACTGGAGTCAAGATTTGACCTGATCGAAACCAAGATGGAGCAAATGCACGCCACTGTTAACATTTACAGAGCCTTAGGAGGAGGATGGAACTGAGATAAGTTCGTTCCGATGAGTAACAAATAACCGGAGCCGTTTCCATTTCACTGGAGCGGCTCTTTTTTATGTTTGTCTTCTTAAAATCCGGTTGGCATATTGTTAAACAAAGTTTCAGGCATCTCAGGAAAAATTGCCGGGAAACGGGAATATACGCTCCTCAGTGAAACAGACAACACTTAACTTTGCATGCAAATGGCGTAGGCAGTATTGGCCATTCAACAGATTTGATCTCCCTAAAACCTTATGTTTTTAAAAAATAAATTATTGCTGTTACCGGGTTTTGTTATGATTTCATTGCTTTCGATCTTGTCAGCAAGGTGCCAGACCCTGTCCTTAAATGATTTTGGTATCCGCCCCGATACCTATGAAAACGTGACTCCCGTGATACAGAAGATCATTGAGGAAACTGTCCGAAGCAAGCAAACAAAGCTGGTTTTTGCAAAAGGCCGTTATGATTTCTGGCCCGATGGCGCGATCCGCGCCCCATACTTCGTCTCAAACACCTCCACCGAAGAGGAAGATTCGTCCAAGGTGAAAACCATCGGTATGTTGTTTAAAAATGCCAAAAACCTGACCATAGAAGGCAATGGTTCATTATTCGTTTTCCATGGAAAAATGACAACTATCGTTCTGGACCATTGTGAAAATGTGAAACTTCAGAATATTAAAGTGGATTTCGAGCGCCCCACGATGTCGGAAATGCGTTATGTTTCCGGCACGGGTAAGGGCGTTAATCTGGAAATTCATCCCGATGCAAAATATAATATTAACGATGGAAAACTGGTATTCTACGGTGAAGGCTGGAAGACTACCCATTTTCACGCCGTAGCTTATGATACAACCCTGAAAACCATGCGCTACGCCGACTGGAAGGTTTTCAACAGCAGTAAAGCCACCGAAATCCGCCGTAATCTGGTTCATTTTGACACGCCAGAATCTTTTCAGCCAGTATACGGTAACATACTCACCGTCAGGGATATTATCCGTGATCAGGTGGGAATGTTTATTCTGGAAAGTAAGAACATCACGCTTGAAGATGTCGGAATGCATTACATGCACGGCCTTGGGATCGTCAGCCAGTATACCGAAAACATCACGATGCGGCGTGTCAGCTGCGCACCCAGACCGGAAACGAAACGGGTGATCAGCTCATCTGCTGATTTCATGCATTTTTCGGGATGCCGCGGAAAAGTAAGTATCGAAAACAGCCGGTTTGAAGGAGCCCATGACGACCCGGTGAATGTCCACGGGACCAATCTGCGCATTGTGGGAAAACCTGCCTCCAACCGCCTCAAACTTCGATTCATGCATGGACAGAGTTATGGATTCAATGCTTTTTTCCCGGGAGATACCGTAGCATTTGTCCATGCGGCATCCATGCTACGGTTTGCACCAGGTATAGTTAGATCGGTAGAAAGACTCTCAGACCGCGAAGTGACCGTGACATTTAAAAGCGATGTCCCTGCAGATCTTGAACCGGATGATTGCGTCGAAAATATGTCATGGACACCTGAGGTACTGATCAGGGGCAACTATTTTACCCGGACAAATACCCGCGGCATTTTGCTGACTACTCCCCGGAAGGCTATCATTGAGAACAACACATTTTTCAGGACCGGCATGAGCGCCGTGCTTATCGAGGCCGATGCAGAAGGATGGTATGAATCAGGTCCAGTTCGTGACGTTACCATCCGGAACAACGAATTTATTGACTGTGCCTATCAGGGAGGACCCGGCAATGCCGTTATTGCTATTCATCCTTCCAACCGGGTTGCTGACGTAAAAAAGCCGGTTCATTTTAATATCAGGATCGAAAACAATACTTTCAAAGTCTTCGATTACCCTGTATTGTATGTCAAAAGCACGCAGGGAATCCGTTTTGAAAACAATTCGGTTGTTAGAACCAACACGCTGCCGGCAAAGTCTGATAATAAAAAAATGTTTTATTTCAATGGCTGCTCCGAAGTACAGATTAGCGGAACGAAATTAATCGGGGATGTTTTGGGTAAAAATATCAAAATGGAAAACATGCCGAAAACCAACGTAAAAGTTACCGGAGGAGACCTGATAATCGAATAGAAAAACCTCACTAAAGCTTGAACTCACTCGTTTTTAATAAGTATCTAAAAACCAAAATTTTAAAATTAAAAAACCTCCCAATCCTACCCTGGTGCAAGCTACCTTTCAGCGTTGTGTATTGATCCTGTATCCCAAATAATCATTTCCGGTTGCTGCACTTGTTTGCGGTCAGCCACCCTACCCTTACATTGATATCCTGCGCGAGTTGCCCCTCCGGGAGTAGCAGTATTTGTGTAAAAGCTGGCCCGTACCTGTAATGAATGGCATAGTATCAATTGTTTGTATTTAGTATAAATAATATTAATATTTGCAAAAATAAATAGTATGATCCCTTTTTACTTTATCCTGCTCGGCATGTACTTGTATTATTCCAAGTCAAAGTACTTCCCCCACTCGTTGTCCCGTCCCGGTTTCCGCAGTACCCGACTGATCGGTACATTATGCACCCTGGCAGGATCTGCACTCTATGTGCGAACGGATGGCTGGGCAGGCGGACTGCTACTATCCCTCGCCGCCTGCACGCTGGCGATGAGCCTCATTCAGTTATTCGCGGTTTTGGGCAGATCCTATTTTTATGGATTCGTTGCGGTTGTACATGCTTTGTTACTCATAGAACTTTTTTTCCATGCCAGCTAAAAAAGAATACCTTGCTACCAACGGCCAGCGTGCTCTTAAAATCACAGCCGGGCTTTTTGGAGGCTACTTCCTGGCAGTAGGCATTCAAATGATGCTGAGCGTCATTCTTCCATTCCGCATGGAAGTTATCCTCACCGGTGCCTTTTCTGTTTTTTTACTATGGACTTTCCTGATGATCACAGCATTTCTGAGCCGGAATGGATGGGTTGTGTGGGGCATCTATCTGCTTAGTACCCTTATTTGCGCAGTGATCGTGTATTTTCTGAAATAATATATGAAGCTAAAAGGCTTATCCCCGAGACTCTACAATATTACCTTTAACACACATACTGTTTCAGGTATCGTCATCAGTTTTGCTCTGTACGTGATCTTTTTTGCAGGTGCTTTTACGCTCTTCAAAGAAGAGTTTTACCGGTGGGAGAATCCGGCAGCACGGCAAAGACTTTCGGAACAAGTCGATTACGATAAAGTACTGAAAGCCATCAAGAAGAAAACGCCCCGGTTTGATCTCGCCGAAGATATCACCATCGTTACTGCATCCGAAGAAAGGCCCATTGTAAATATTTACGGCCATCTGACGGTACCGAAAGGAAAGCCTGAGGAACATTATTACGTTACCTATTACCCTTCCAGCAACGAATTTTCCCAGGAAGAAAAAACAACCATTGGCGAAACCTTATACCGGCTGCATTTCTTTGACCAGATCCCGTTTCTGGGAAGATACCTATCAGGGTTTGTAGCGCTATTTTTTGCTTTTGCAGTAGTCACCGGGCTGATGATCCATTGGCAGAATATCCTTACCAAATTTCACGGATTTTCCCTGAAAGGCTCTTTAAAAAACCTCTGGACAAGTGCACATACCGTTTTTGGATTATTAGGCCTTCCTTTCCAGCTCATGTACGCTATTACCGGTGCTTATTATATGCTTTCGTTCCTTGTGCTGTTGCCTGTGGTGATGGTATTTTATGGTGGTGACCAGGAAAAGGCCATCAGCGAGATCGTTGCAGAACGTGCCATGGCGGTGAGCGAAAGCTCCCCTTTTGCAAGCCAACACCTAAGCATCAACGGTTTGCTGGAAAAAGTAAAGACGCAGAACCCGGAGCTGGAATTACACTACCTCCGAATCAAACATTATGACCGGCAGGATGGCATTTTATCTGCGTCACTTAAAAACAGCAGAACATTTGCGGGAGACGGTTCTATCTCGCTTAGGTTAGCCGACGGAAAGGTAATTTCTGACCTCCTGCCAGGTAAGAGAACCTATGCCCAATCGGTACTTTTTGGAATTTCCAGACTTCATTTTGCTACTTTCGGGGGGATGGTGCTGAAAACCATTTATTTTTTGCTGGCAATGTTTACCTGCTTCGTTATCATCAGCGGGGTACTGCTATGGAAAGAAGCCCGGAATAAAAAAAGTTATACCGAAAAACAAAGGCGTTTTCATCACAGGGTTACCATGTGGTATCTGGCTATTTCTTTCGGCCTTTTCCCGGCCACTGCGGTTTTATTCAGTGCCGAACTGCTGGTGCCCGACCTGGAAAGCCACGTATTTGTAGTCCGGACCGCATTTTTCGTTTCCTGGCTCTTGCTGACGATCGCTGGATTATTTTTCAAAAACGAGTCAGGAATCACAAGATTTTATCTGCTCATCGGTGGACTGCTTTCCATCTTCGTCCCGTTTGCAAACGGATTTGCCACAGGCGACTGGATTTTCATGACCTGGCCCAAAGGGCTTTATCACCTCGCTCTCACAGATACCTTTTGGATGATAACCGGCGTTGTTTCTTTACTGCTGGCGGTATCGTCCAAAAAGGTGAAAAAGGCTGGAAAGAAAGCTTCCGTGGTTGCCGTGACAGGTTCGTAAAAAGGCCGTAGCACTAGTGAACCTGGCAAGCCCGTTGCCAGGCGTGTTATCTCTTTCCATCCTGTCGACCTAAGATCTGTCAAATAACCCAAACGATTAAAACAGCAAAATTTGTTTACCTCCTGGCGGATAAGCCGACGTATGGGGCATTTAATTGAAATTTGAAATCCTGAACAGCTTTGGCAGTAACTATATTTCCAGGAGAATGCAATTTTTACTAATGTTGCTGTATGGAAGGATTCTTTATTTTAGAAGTTGGTC
Encoded here:
- a CDS encoding efflux RND transporter periplasmic adaptor subunit, coding for MKKVLMIIGLCASLFATSCESKKEEKEEETKFLVTSPIEKDTIVDKDYVCQIRAISHIELRALEKGYLQKIYVDEGQHVKQGQLMFQIMPMLYEAEQQKAQAEANFAEVEYKNTKALADSNIVSKNELAMAKAKLDKAKAELSLSSVHLGFTQIKAPFNGIMDHFQVRLGSLVDEGDLLTTLSDNSKMWVYFNVPEAEYLNYQNGLKSNNKEVVKLRMANNELFDHSGIVETIEADFNNETGNIAFRATFPNPKGLLRHGETGNIVITTPLKHALIIPQKATFEVLEKKYVYVLDKDGKIRSREIKVGAELPHIFVVSSGLKPSDKILLEGLRQVQENEKIHYTFVKPDSVISHLSLYAE
- a CDS encoding hybrid sensor histidine kinase/response regulator — protein: MPNPPLNNQVANQETNSAQNLIELTAHLQSLIASLDDIVFEIDGTHSFKNVWVDDETKLFMPKNDFLGKKIRDVAGPLADLVTGLINKAIETGEMTEIVYKHFDSSIDQWFRARIKPVIKAPDPKEYVLVLSIQDVTRQRHAELILQETKESLELSNQLLDVSQKLSQTVGWEYNMLTGEIFWTKQVYLLFDEQEGFQPTLDNLRPLIEPDGWNLMKEAIDQKHGYDIEIRVQTSRGAKKWVRAIGEPVLRRGELVTMRGALMDITLNKENEIKIIEAKNAAEGASKAKSDFLSIMSHEIRTPLNGIIGIANLLKLNHTVDQNEYVSNLIFCADHLLELINDILDLNKMENDKLELIVAEVNLAQLIRNIKNQFKSLAEAKGIRIVSLIDDDIPTNIIADPIRLGQILNNLVSNAIKFTEKGEVALIVKLVALKYKKATINFKVKDTGMGIPEELHETIFESFKQVQQSAYRKHSGTGLGLAITQKLAALHHSRIALHSEPGVGTEFYFDITFDIAENQKKLSSLSISPVMASFENKLNGLRILLVEDNPINVLVARKQLEYFGVSLDYAYSGKEGLALLEQNQYHVALLDLHIPEIDGYALAEIIRKKYSDVHIIIFTADIMQDVKIRLSKMQVYDILSKPFAPDKMFEMLLKVAKARNLTA
- a CDS encoding efflux RND transporter permease subunit, producing the protein MFNQFIRRPVFAIVISVMIVFIGILAIEKLPISQFPDIAPTTVNIFIAYPGASADVLVKSTLITLEQAINGVQDMRYIATDATSAGEATLRIIFEPGTDPNVAVIRVKTRVDQVMPLLPELVQREGVIISPVQPSMLMYVNLYSKEKSIDEKFLFNYATVKMIPEIQRTKGIARAQILGSRRYAMRLWLNPERMRAYNVSTEEVMKAVGEQSIVGRPGRIGQSSGIAAQSLEYVLTYKGRYDKPEEYENIIIRANAQGESIHLRDIAKVELGSEFFDIYSNLDGHASAAIVLRQNYGSNASDVIEEVKKKLDIMKQSFPPGVDYKISYDVSQFLDASIEQVIDTLRDAFILVALVVFIFLGDWRSTLIPILAVPVSLIGAFFVIQGFGLSINLITLFALVLAIGIVVDDAIVVVEAVHAKFEEEPGISPYNAVKKVLSEISGAIIAITAVMVSVFLPISFMSGPVGTFYRQFSITMASSIVISALIALTLTPVLCAMLLQNHHGHPKKKNFLTKSLDAFNRVFDKLTGRYVGLLKRIASRRVVTWAVLLAFCAGILYVNKILPAGFIPNEDQSTIYAIIQTPPGSTLEKTNEVSRRLQKICEEVDGIESVSSLAGYEIMTEGRGSNAGTCLINLKPWHERDKNVKEIMEELEEETRGLGAVVEFFEPPAIPGFGTSGGFSMRLLDKTTDTDYSEFDKINKKFMSDLAKRPELTGLFTFFAANYPQYELQIDNKLAMQKGVSIGKAMDNLNIMIGSTYEQGFTRFNQFFKVYVQSDPSFRRLPSDLLKLFVKNEAGEMVPYSSFMTLKKGQGPNEITRFNLYNSAAIQGLPAKGYTTADAIQAIREVAAKTLPKGYDIAFEGLSYDESIRGNESLVVFLIVLAFVYFVLAAQYESFIIPFAVVLSLPVGVFGSFLLLKMMGLENNIYAQIGLIMLVGLLGKNAVLIVEFAVQKRHQGETILNAAIEGAKVRFRPILMTSFAFVAGLIPLIIASGAGAIGNRTIGASAMGGMLFGTIFGVIIIPGLYVIFGTLADGRKLIKDEEDGSLSEQFVHAVDAFPQTQETQNDAQ
- a CDS encoding TolC family protein; translation: MRNKRILNRAWIILMVLIYTGCTVPPMVRKNENRTTPVSYNGSQDSTNTGKVSWKNYFTDPYLTALIDTAFKNNQELNITLQEIEIAKQEIRTRKGEYLPFVGLGGGAGLEKLGRYTNMGASEATTDIKPGKEMPEPLPDLKVAAFARWEVDIWHKLRNAKKAAVNRYLASIEGKNFMMTNLIAEIANSYYELLALDRQLAIIQQNIEIQNNALKVVRMEKEATRVTELAVRRFEAQVLNTQSLQYDIKQRITVTENRINFLLGRYPQPVQRSTQDFETLAPVITQAGIPSQLLENRPDVKQAEQALTAAKLDIEVARANFYPSLGLSATFGLQAFSPTYIAKLPESLLFTIAGDLAGPLINKNAIKANYASANARQIQAVYNYERTILNAYIEVANQLSNISNLASSYDLKAKEVQALNQSITISNGLFRSARADYMEVLLTQRDALESRFDLIETKMEQMHATVNIYRALGGGWN